The DNA region CCATCACGTCGACTTGCAGCGGTGCGAGCTGCTCGTGAGGTCACATTCCgtccctgcaggctgcagctgcACTACAAGAAATTCGACAATTTGGCAGCGAGGCTGGCAGAGGGAGGTGAGGAGATCTTACTTAGCGCCGTCATCGCGTCGATCTGCAGCCCGTGTGGCTCCGTGACCGCGGTGATGGAGAGACAGGGCTGCCTGGGAGGCGGAGCGGCACACCGGTGTCCCGTCGGTGAGACGGGATCCAGGGAAAGCACGGCTCGAGCTTCGAGAGGCGGCGAGCTACCAGCCTAGCCAAGGCCCAGCGTTGCCCCAAGTGCCGTCCCGCTTGTTACGTTAGCATTAGCATTAGCATTAGCATTAGCATTATTGTAGCGCATGCAAAATGCTCATGGCATGTGTTGGGTCATATGTGTATGCAGTTGCATGCAAAATTTTATGGCATGAGTTGCATCATCTGTGTATGCACTCGCGGACAGTGTGGCGGAGGCCCGAGCGGTGGCCGGCGATGTGGCGACCCAGCGGCGCCATCACCGCCATCACCGTCGTCATCACCATCACCTCCCCGGGCCAAGCAGGCGCACAAGCTGTTCGGGAACGATTTCGCCGACAACGGCAACAGCTGCGTGGGTCCGCAGAGGCTCGGTAGCCAGGTCCTTGTCGGCGGCGTacgcagaggcggcggcgaaggcCTCGTCCCGTTGGGGGGCGCCACCTTCAAGAGCCGAAGACCCGAAAATTTTATCAATTGTAGCAGGGATCCGAACTCcaccctcctcccttctctcctgCCGAGACAcacccctccctctcctggcTCACCCCTATCCATGCCGTCCCTTCCGCTCCCCGTTCACCACTGCCGCGGGCAAGGCGAAGCAGGTCGAGGGCCTCGGCTTGGATGCCTGACTGCCCGCGAGTCCGCGACGGCGTGCTGCTCGATTGAGGAGCAGAGGGCAGGTGTCGTGGTGGTGCGCATGGGCAGCAGGGAGCCCCTAGCAGCTGGCGCCAACAGTGTCGTGAGCTCGCCGCCTCGAGGCAGGTCGGCCTCCAGCCCACCATGGCATCCCCCTCTTTCTCCCTCAGCCCCTCCCTCTCCCGAGGTCCGAGGTCCCGAGGAGCGGAGGCCGCGGCTGGAGAAGCTGCCCCAAGGAGCAGAGGCGGCACGGCGGGACGCACTGCCTCTAGGATCAGCGGCAGCCGCGAGCGGCTTATGGAGACGTGCCTCATCTCCGGTTGTGCAGAGGACCATCGCGAGGAGTTGGGAGTGCACTGCAGCCACCGTATACTGCCTCTCTCACGTGGTGCCTGCCTGTGTGTACCTGCCGTGCGTGCTCACCAAATCCGGCGGGGGAGGGGGCACGGCAGCTGAGGTGGCGGCCAGGGGCGGGCTCACCCTTGGGGCTCCATTGTCAGCGATGGCACCCGCAACGCTACAATGGagatggcgccgccgccgaatTGCGATGGCCACCAGCGACCGGGCAGCGGCCCATTGCATTCTGTCGCAGCCGGCAACTCTACAGTATTGGCACGCTTGTCGGACTCGAGGTACAGAGtcattcttcttcctcccgatGGATTTGGCGATGGGAATCGGAGTCCGTAACTATTGGCACTGGCAGGCTCATGGGATGGTGGCTGCCGTGGAGGCTGACACAAATGCAATATGGTATGCAGGTTAGCTGTTCGAGGAAATGACCAGGTAGCAGTCCGTATGATTATTGATTACATTATCTCACTGATTGAAGATTTCAATGTTCATGAATTCTGACTACTAATTTTGGTGTATGTTTTATCTATAAAATCATGTAATATTGGTTACAACTTCCAAATTCTGATTGTTGTGGAGTAACCAAGTTGGGTCTTGTTGCTGTCAGTAGGTTAGTGCAACCTGCGGTAGCAAAATTATCTTAAGCTATCATGCAAAAAATAGGCTGTCGAAATTATCATTATGAAAATAAAGCAGAGATTGTTGTCAGTAGGTACAATACGTCTGTTTATAGATCACCCAAAGACCGCAGCGGGTACAGTGGAAAGGAGAGCCCTCAAGTGCTCTATTTTCCTTTCATTTGAGTGGCATATGTTTGCACTAAAAAGGTTAAGCATTCACATGCTAAGGCCCTTATATTTTCACTTAACCTCCGTGGCCCAGATAATTTCATTCAGCAAAGGGACATGCTGGTTTCCCGCAGGTATCAGCCCTCTACCTATAATACCTGCTCCACCATGATGCTCATAGAAACTGTATTCGTATACAGAAAATATATTGGATAGAACAAGTTTGGAGGTGGTATTGACCTGACGCctttgttttgtttttttttgggGCCAAAAGCAGCTTATCCAAGGCTGTTGTGTTTGACATTTATTTTGTTCCTGTGTTTTTGTTGGATAACTAATTTGTGGTCTATTTGCTCTTTCAGGTCAAGAAACAAATGTGTGATAAATTCCATCCTAGCTTTAAAAAATGGTGCGGTGATTACTTTTATATCAAGGTTAGTTTATTAAGCCGTTCTTTTTATGTTCCTGAATATTGTAGTATTTCTAATTGTCAATTTTGTTGTAATCACTGACACATGACAAATCTCATGGTTAAATTGATCCACAATCTTAAAAGTGCTATTGTATTTTTGATAGAACATGAAAAGTGCTATTATATTGGTCTTCTTGTTCAGTATTGTGCACTAAATAGCTATCATGCTTGTCTGGTGGCAAGAACAAGTCGTGGTGTTGATTATTTATATTTGATAGTAGTATcatgggtggatggaatatttTTTGACGATCTTGATGATTATGATAAGAAAACTCACCTTCAGTTCGCCATGCACACACATGTGGTCTGACCAAAATTGTAACTTCTGACCAAAATGTGGTCTTACAAATTGGTCGGGAAGGAGAATGCAATTGCTGCTTTGGGTCTGACTAGCAGAGTAGTGAAAAGGTGAGTGTCTCGTTCTTTTTTTCTAGCTATGGAATGTTCTGTTAGTTGAGTTTGCTTCCTGCAGCTACGATACACAATTGATCTTGATCGATAAATTCCTTGACTGCTGGCAGCAGGCATGGGCACTCGGTGCCGCAAACTGTACACAAGAGTATGCACGGCCGTCCTTGGAACCAAGTGCTGTCATATATAGAGCTGTGCGGTCGTTCTATCTTCCTGACGCCTTGTAAGGGTGGTGCTGCTTTTTTGTGTCGGACATGGCTGCATTTGCCATCTGGTTCAAGTAACTACAGGAGGCGCGGCTCATGGAAGAATGAAGGTATGGATTCTGCGGAAATGGTTTGTGGCACGAGTTGTAAGGTCCAACGGCAGTGGCGCGAGTTCCTGGCTTCTCCATCCTTGACGTCCATGGTAAGCTTTCCTCTCAATTCTCCATCTTAAATATTCTGCCTCTTCCTGTATGTATAACCgtccgtgcgtgcgtgcgtgttgAGATCTTGGATATTTGTGAAGAGTATATGCAGCAGTGGTAGTTGTGGGAGGCTAAACAAGAAAGAAGCAGAAGAATGCAGGATTCCTCAACCATTAGAGCTCCATGTCAAGCTCCCTTTGCTGTGATATGGCCACTGCAGCTTGTTTATCGAAATGTCTATAAGAGAGGAGCTCAGGTAGAAGCGTGTGATGGCTAGCTAATAACTTAATGTATTTCCCTCGTGTGTGAAGATTCAGATCGTGTAAACTTCGAGTATATTGAATGTAAATCGTTTGAATGTTGGTCTGAAGTACAACATTTCACATTGTGTAAACTTCAAGAAAAAATATTATTTTTGGTTGATTCATTTGGATTATCAAATATCACCGTAGCGCTAGCATGGGCATTGTACTAGTTAGGCTCTCCATCTATCGGGTTGTTGGACCTTGGTCAAGTCGAACATGCCAGCTATATTTCTTGAGAAAATTTCCTCTATGGTCCTAGAAATAATGGTAGTTCCCTCTATGGCTCTGGAAATTTTTGAAACTCCCCTATTTGATTCTCTTTTTAACTTTGGTTCCTTATTTGGCTTTTCCGCCGTCAACTCTGTCAGTTATCTCGCGTGAACAGTAACTTGTGGTTTTTCATGCCTCTTTTCTTCACTAAAACAATCTCCAAATCACCTCCAAAATTCATAAGACTTTTTACAGTGATACAACTAATGAAGATGAACCTATTTTGCAAAAAACCATATATGTAGCGTTTACTATCTTAAAattaaaattcaccaaattagaCTATTTTTTAAGACTATCTATTTTTTAAGACATAAAACTACTGTtcaaaaattaaataaaaaagcCTAATATTTTTAAGATGAGATGAATTAATTTATAAAATTATTTAGTATCATAAGTTACTTAGAGAATTTAGAAGTTCTTTAATCAAAATAAATTTAAACTTTCTTTCAAAAAACAAAATTTTAAGATAACTTCAAAATTCTCTAAGTAACATATAttataaaaaaatttataaattaTTATATCCCATCTTAGAAATATTAGTTATTTTTACTCAAATTTTGGACACTATTTTTGTGCCATAAAAAAACCAAATACTCTTAAAAAGTAGtctaatttggtgaattttaatTTTAAGACCCTACATGTTACACATGTGATTTTTTTGCGAAATGAGTTCATTTCCATTAGTTGTATTGCTgtaaaaagttttataattTTTGGAGGTGATTTAAAGGTTGTTTTagtgaaaaaaaagagagatgaAAAACTATAAATTACCGTTCTCGCGAGATAACTGATAAAGTTGACGGAAGGGCCAAATAAGAAGCCAAAGTTAAAAAAAAGGCTAAATAGAAGAGTTTCAAATTTTCAGGATCACGAAGGGAGCTGCCATTATTTTCTATAGCCATAGAGGGAATTTTCTCATATTTCCTCATTTGTTTTGTTTCCATTTCACAGGCGCGTACAAATCCACCATCCAGCCTATTCATTACGGCCTCCCCAACCGGCCAGCCAGCCCAAGTAGGAATGTCAGAAGAGGTCGCGCGGAACTTCAGACTAGAGTGCGTGGGCTCGCATCCTCGGCTCCTCGCTATCAGGATTACGTAAAACCCACACCGCAATTAATTTTCCCTAAAAAAATCAGGATTACGTTAACAAaactttaaaaaaataaaaaaaagatcTGCAGGAAAGTTTCCAACCTATTTGTATTTCTTTATTTTTACTGGCAACGTGCCTGTAACTGTAAGTTGCATGGAACATATAATTCGTTGTACAGTCACCTAGACAATTTGGAGATTGGAGATTTATTATACAACGGTCATGATATGTTCTATTCCCTCCGTCTCAAAATAGAATACGCGATTTGACTTGGTGCGGTTTTCAAGACCATACTTTAACCGTTAATTTATACTATTGTATATAATTTATGCCAACAATATAAGTATCAATAGAAAATACCTGTAAACACAAATCTAATGTTACAACTATTGTACTACAACTTGTTTACACTATTATATTAGGCTAATTATTGGTCAAAGATAATTTTGAATTTTGAAATACGTGCATGCCTTATATTCTGAGATGAAGAGAGTAATACATTTTGTAATCCAATTCCGTATTGAGTCAAGACTCCATACCATTGCTGGACATGAGTTATTCTAACTCGCATTATTCTTGTTGATCTGTGGACAGAAAAAACCTACATTATTCTTGTTCAATCTATGGACAGCCAAAACTATATACCTGGTTGAAGACCAGAACATGCACTAAAACATGCTGGAGCATCCCAACTTACCATATCAACATAAAATCAACCCGGCCAACCACTACAGAAATAAGAGAGGGTAGGGCCGGTGTATGCAGAGATAGTATGGCATGCCACTACACCATACACAAACTCCCACATGGTCAGGTTCCTCGGTTCACTAATTGATGTGTGGATGGATAATACCACCAAAGCGAAAATCATGCATCGATTCCAGGACCCGGATATGCTGGAAGACTCATTATCCTCTTGTCAAGCACAGGACTACCCACTGTGAAATGGTACAAGCTTTGGAACTCCAAATCTTTGAAGCCAAGTATCTCATGAACTGCACAGAAATTCTAGCAAATTAGAAGCTATTACTGAATAATGCTTAAGCCAAAATACCAATGGAGAGTTAAAATATCATGACCACTGCAAACTGAATAGAAATATGAAGAATATTATTTAGATATCACTGTGGATTGTAGTAATTAAGAGAAACCAAATATAAGTCAGAAGTGATCTTGTGCTTCACAATCACAAGCAGAAGAATCAACTTGGGCATGAAAAGAGTCCAGACATTATGGCAAAAACGGTAACAGTATTCAAGGATCATTCTGTTTTTCCAAGTAGTGTGGTCCCAGCTGGCTTGATGACTAATACAGATTGAGTCATGCATTGCCAATATTCTAAAGACTAGCGAAGACACTGGACCAATTAGATAACTTTGAATTGGCTTGTGCCTCATGAAAAAAATTGCTCGTTTTAGCATAGCATGTATATTATTCAACAGAGTCCTGAGCATCCTACTCGTCAATCATCAGATCTTTTAAGTGCACATAAACTGCAAAACAAAACAGAACAACTGGGATTTGTTCCCCTGTGGTGTGAACAACACAGCAGGGTTTTTCCtctctatttttattttttttacaacaAGCAGAAAGGAATGTAATGGTGTTAAATGTTCTTATAGTTTGCAGATGCTCCCTGTTTCAGCTAATGCAAGCTAGCAGAGGATTATTGCTGCTAAAGTAAATACCTCCATGGTTAACAAGTACTAAACTGCGATAGATCTATTAAAATGTCTGCTCAACTTACCAGCATCATCAAAGTAACAGCCAATCCCTGTGGCAGATATTCCAACAGCATGGGCCTCAAGGTAAAGCACTTGGCCAAGAATGCCAGTCTCCCAGAACAAACGAGGATACATCCATTCACCTTTATCATGCAATACAGGCTTGAATCTAGCAACCATCCCAAGGCTAAAACATCCATGTGAAGCAATTTCCTGAATAAAAATACCAAAAGCAGATAACTAGTGAAATTTCTGCATGTACAAGAATAGGTTACATGGTCAAATGCCAAAATGAAAGGAGGGAATGTTGAAATTAGTTTCAAATAATTATATCAGGACAAACAATATAAACTAAAGGCAGAATGTCTGGATCTAAGCATAAATAAACATTGATAAATTCATAAGGAAACGCGTTAACCAGCCCATCAAATATAGTTTATAACTGAATAACCAGAAACAACGCCATTTGCCATCTTCATATACCTGAAAGCATGAGATCTGCATTGCCAACCTTTGGCAATCCCCTTTCATCAGTCTGTAGAGTGGGAGGCCATCAGGGCAACCTTCCGGTCGAACCCACTCGAAGTCCTGCCTCATGGCTCGCTGCAACGCACCAAAATGCTCCTCATTCCTCACCAGGAAATACAGCCCCTTTGGCAGCCCTGTGATGCGATGCACAAACAATGCGGCATGCACCTCTGCATCCCATGGTAATACACGGAATGGAAGAGCACACTGCTTCCCCTGCCGCTCACCTGAGCCAGCCTCCCCTGATGGGAGGCAGTGCAGCAGCATCTGATAAAACATGTCCCTCCCCATCACATGCACCCCATCCATGTCCACCGCACTTCTCCGACGTCGCACCACCTCCTGCACTGTTAATTGCTTGTATAGACCTTCTGACATAGCTGGGCTTTTCCGCCATGGCATCACAACGAATCGTTCCTCAGGCACAGGGCCATGCTTCTTCACTTCTTCAGCAGTGCGGTATATCACATCCCACACCACATGATCCTTACTAAGCGCATTCGCCTTCCCAACCCAATGCAGCCCATCAAAACTCCTCAGCGCATCACTCATCCTGCCATAGTCCACCTCAGGCTCGGACCTGGCTGGGAATAGCAGGACGGCGCAATCTGGGTGCTGCCGCTCCACCCAAGGCGCCTTACCCTTGACCACTCTGTCGGGCAGCTCCTCAGGCGTTGCAGCCGGGCTCCCCTTTTCCACTCCAACCAGCCTGCCAAGATCCTCGTACGACAACCCGTCGAGCACCTTGGCGTCCCACCCCAGCGCTGCTGCAGCTACCGCAACCGCCGCGAGCGCGTGGCCCACGTCGTGGTTGCAGTACCGAAACGCCCGCTCCCCATACTTCCACGCCTCCCGCCAGAACACCGAGGATAGCGCCAAGACCGCAGTCGCCGGTGAGGGCAGAATCGCGGCGCATTCGCCAGCGGGCGCCGTGGCGCGGACCTCCAGGAGGTGGTCGCGGGGGGCGTAATGAGCGACGGCGAACCGGCCGGGCTCCCGCGGGTGCGGGAAGAGGAGGTGCGCCTCGGTGGGGTGCAGGTTGCCGCTGCTGGGGTTGACGCGGAGCGACCAGGTGGAGAGGCCCGTGGACTTCCAGGCGGAGAGCGCGAGGGAGTGGAAGAGAAGCGCGGAGAGGGAGTCGACAGTGAGCGGCtgcgggtgcggcggcgggggcggggagtGGAAGATGGCGGGGTAGGGGACGGGGCCCGCGGAGAGCGCGGGGGAGGCGGGTTGGGGAGCGGGAGCTGGGGCGCGGGGGCGAAGCGGAGGAAGGGGTTGGGCTGGTTGGCCCAGTCGAGGCGGCCCGGGCCGCGCGCGTAGCCGGCGGTGAGGCTGTGCTTGGTGCGGCAGTGGTACTCGGCGGccgcggaggcggaggtggagggaggggtggccgaggcggaggacatggcgaggcggcggagggcgCGGAGCGGGGCGCGACGGCgcgggagaggggaggggaggccgtggcggaggaggagcATTTCGTTCGGGTGGGGGTGGACGGCCGGTGCTGGGTTTCGCGGCGATCCTCGGGAAGCGGGTGGAACCGTGGGGAAGGTTCGGCGGGCCGTGGGTTGGGCCGAGGATTATCAGATAGACGTGGGTCGTGGGCTAGGTAGGCCAGAGTAGAGATTTTTGCGGACCATTCTGACGATCAACACAACAGAAAGGAACCACCAGTTCGACACAGACCAGCCAGTCCGGCCCCACCAAACCTATATAGCTTCCAGAGGGACATTAGTTTTATGGATTCCGGTGTTTGAGATTCGTGCAGGGTTCCATAACCGTTTGATCTCACCTCCCCGCCTCTTCCTCTCCGACCCTCTTGCTGCCTGCCGCCTCCTACGCCCtacccctccgcctccgcctccgccgctttTGAGCGCCACCCCAACTCCCGCTGCCGCGCGACGCCCCCGCACCTTCGCCGCGCGCCGCTCCGGCCCTGCCCCCCGCTGCTCTCGCGTCACGTCCTGCTCTGCCGCTACCGCTGTGCTCGCCGTCGCCGAAGAAGAAAAGCAGTGAAcaaattattttttaaaatattaatCTAGGTTTTCAAAAATGTTGAATTCATTCTCTTTGAAATGTTGAAATAGATTATGAAAAATGTTGATCTTAGTATTTTAAAAAAATGTTGCAATGTGTTTCTGAAAAATGCT from Panicum hallii strain FIL2 chromosome 9, PHallii_v3.1, whole genome shotgun sequence includes:
- the LOC112872539 gene encoding LOW QUALITY PROTEIN: uncharacterized protein LOC112872539 (The sequence of the model RefSeq protein was modified relative to this genomic sequence to represent the inferred CDS: inserted 1 base in 1 codon) — protein: MLLLRHGLPSPLPRRRAPLRALRRLAMSSASATPPSTSASAAAEYHCRTKHSLTAGYARGPGRLDWANQPNPFLRFAPAPQLPLPNPPPPRSPRAPSXYPAIFHSPPPPPHPQPLTVDSLSALLFHSLALSAWKSTGLSTWSLRVNPSSGNLHPTEAHLLFPHPREPGRFAVAHYAPRDHLLEVRATAPAGECAAILPSPATAVLALSSVFWREAWKYGERAFRYCNHDVGHALAAVAVAAAALGWDAKVLDGLSYEDLGRLVGVEKGSPAATPEELPDRVVKGKAPWVERQHPDCAVLLFPARSEPEVDYGRMSDALRSFDGLHWVGKANALSKDHVVWDVIYRTAEEVKKHGPVPEERFVVMPWRKSPAMSEGLYKQLTVQEVVRRRRSAVDMDGVHVMGRDMFYQMLLHCLPSGEAGSGERQGKQCALPFRVLPWDAEVHAALFVHRITGLPKGLYFLVRNEEHFGALQRAMRQDFEWVRPEGCPDGLPLYRLMKGDCQRLAMQISCFQEIASHGCFSLGMVARFKPVLHDKGEWMYPRLFWETGILGQVLYLEAHAVGISATGIGCYFDDAVHEILGFKDLEFQSLYHFTVGSPVLDKRIMSLPAYPGPGIDA